From Apis cerana isolate GH-2021 linkage group LG10, AcerK_1.0, whole genome shotgun sequence, one genomic window encodes:
- the LOC108003014 gene encoding cyclin-dependent kinase 20 isoform X2, with product MDRYIITGKIGKGAQGVVLKAHDLETEKNVALKKLFLKNIDNGISTSIIREIKILQQLKHLNIIELLDAFPAGLDFIMVFEYMPTGLWEIIKDNDILLTPVQIKIYIKMILEGIAYIHEKNIIHRDLKPANLLINEKGILKIADFGLGRLLWKNVTKPYSHQIATRWYRAPELLYGARYYTSAIDMWSIGCIFGELLNKSPLFPGETDIEQLAIVLKYLGSPTSETWPDLSILPDYNKITFPYHKGISWEKIIEDSEPEAIDLISKILIYNSSKRLSASTTSYILSCQTLYFFKIFDKTTN from the exons atggatagatatataatcacaggaaaaattggaaaaggaGCACAAGGTGTTGTTTTAAAAGCACATGATTtggaaacagaaaaaaatgttgcattaaaaaaattattcttaaaaaatattgacaatGGTATATCTACATCTATcattagagaaataaaaattttgcaacaatTAAAACATCTCAat attATAGAGTTATTAGATGCTTTTCCTGCTGgtttagattttataatggTCTTTGAATATATGCCAACAGGATTAtgggaaataataaaagataatgatatattattaactccagttcaaataaaaatttatataaagatgatTTTAGAGGGCATTGcatatatacatgaaaaaaatataatacataga gatCTAAAACCtgctaatttattaataaatgagaaaGGTATTCTAAAAATTGCTGATTTTGGCTTAGGGAGATTATTGTGGAAAAATGTAACAAAACCATATTCACATCAAATTGCCACTAGATGGTACAGAGCACCTGAATTGTTATATGGTGCACGATATTATACATCAGCTATTGATATGTGGTCTATTGGTTGTATTTTTGGtgaattacttaataaatctCCATTATTTCCT GGTGAAACAGATATTGAGCAGTTagcaattgttttaaaatatttaggttCACCTACATCAGAAACTTGGCCAGATTTAAGTATATTACCTGATTATAACAAGATTACATTTCCATATCATAAAGGAATAAGttgggaaaaaattattgaggaTTCTGAACCAGAAgctattgatttaattagtaaaatacttatttataattcatcaaaACGCTTATCAGCTA gcACTACGTCATATATACTTTCATGTCAAACCTTAtacttcttcaaaatatttgataaaaccACAAACTAA
- the LOC108003014 gene encoding cyclin-dependent kinase 20 isoform X3, with protein sequence MDRYIITGKIGKGAQGVVLKAHDLETEKNVALKKLFLKNIDNGISTSIIREIKILQQLKHLNIIELLDAFPAGLDFIMVFEYMPTGLWEIIKDNDILLTPVQIKIYIKMILEGIAYIHEKNIIHRDLKPANLLINEKGILKIADFGLGRLLWKNVTKPYSHQIATRWYRAPELLYGARYYTSAIDMWSIGCIFGELLNKSPLFPGETDIEQLAIVLKYLGSPTSETWPDLSILPDYNKITFPYHKGISWEKIIEDSEPEAIDLISTTSYILSCQTLYFFKIFDKTTN encoded by the exons atggatagatatataatcacaggaaaaattggaaaaggaGCACAAGGTGTTGTTTTAAAAGCACATGATTtggaaacagaaaaaaatgttgcattaaaaaaattattcttaaaaaatattgacaatGGTATATCTACATCTATcattagagaaataaaaattttgcaacaatTAAAACATCTCAat attATAGAGTTATTAGATGCTTTTCCTGCTGgtttagattttataatggTCTTTGAATATATGCCAACAGGATTAtgggaaataataaaagataatgatatattattaactccagttcaaataaaaatttatataaagatgatTTTAGAGGGCATTGcatatatacatgaaaaaaatataatacataga gatCTAAAACCtgctaatttattaataaatgagaaaGGTATTCTAAAAATTGCTGATTTTGGCTTAGGGAGATTATTGTGGAAAAATGTAACAAAACCATATTCACATCAAATTGCCACTAGATGGTACAGAGCACCTGAATTGTTATATGGTGCACGATATTATACATCAGCTATTGATATGTGGTCTATTGGTTGTATTTTTGGtgaattacttaataaatctCCATTATTTCCT GGTGAAACAGATATTGAGCAGTTagcaattgttttaaaatatttaggttCACCTACATCAGAAACTTGGCCAGATTTAAGTATATTACCTGATTATAACAAGATTACATTTCCATATCATAAAGGAATAAGttgggaaaaaattattgaggaTTCTGAACCAGAAgctattgatttaatta gcACTACGTCATATATACTTTCATGTCAAACCTTAtacttcttcaaaatatttgataaaaccACAAACTAA
- the LOC108003014 gene encoding cyclin-dependent kinase 20 isoform X1 produces MDRYIITGKIGKGAQGVVLKAHDLETEKNVALKKLFLKNIDNGISTSIIREIKILQQLKHLNIIELLDAFPAGLDFIMVFEYMPTGLWEIIKDNDILLTPVQIKIYIKMILEGIAYIHEKNIIHRDLKPANLLINEKGILKIADFGLGRLLWKNVTKPYSHQIATRWYRAPELLYGARYYTSAIDMWSIGCIFGELLNKSPLFPGETDIEQLAIVLKYLGSPTSETWPDLSILPDYNKITFPYHKGISWEKIIEDSEPEAIDLISKILIYNSSKRLSASEALRHIYFHVKPYTSSKYLIKPQTNHRYQIRQKEINTNIQPTILFKNLLSIT; encoded by the exons atggatagatatataatcacaggaaaaattggaaaaggaGCACAAGGTGTTGTTTTAAAAGCACATGATTtggaaacagaaaaaaatgttgcattaaaaaaattattcttaaaaaatattgacaatGGTATATCTACATCTATcattagagaaataaaaattttgcaacaatTAAAACATCTCAat attATAGAGTTATTAGATGCTTTTCCTGCTGgtttagattttataatggTCTTTGAATATATGCCAACAGGATTAtgggaaataataaaagataatgatatattattaactccagttcaaataaaaatttatataaagatgatTTTAGAGGGCATTGcatatatacatgaaaaaaatataatacataga gatCTAAAACCtgctaatttattaataaatgagaaaGGTATTCTAAAAATTGCTGATTTTGGCTTAGGGAGATTATTGTGGAAAAATGTAACAAAACCATATTCACATCAAATTGCCACTAGATGGTACAGAGCACCTGAATTGTTATATGGTGCACGATATTATACATCAGCTATTGATATGTGGTCTATTGGTTGTATTTTTGGtgaattacttaataaatctCCATTATTTCCT GGTGAAACAGATATTGAGCAGTTagcaattgttttaaaatatttaggttCACCTACATCAGAAACTTGGCCAGATTTAAGTATATTACCTGATTATAACAAGATTACATTTCCATATCATAAAGGAATAAGttgggaaaaaattattgaggaTTCTGAACCAGAAgctattgatttaattagtaaaatacttatttataattcatcaaaACGCTTATCAGCTAGTGAa gcACTACGTCATATATACTTTCATGTCAAACCTTAtacttcttcaaaatatttgataaaaccACAAACTAATCATCGTTATCAAATAAgacagaaagaaattaatacaaaCATCCAACCTactatactatttaaaaatctattaagtatcacataa
- the LOC108003008 gene encoding large ribosomal subunit protein mL37, translated as MKFTQFLYKHHIGKAVRYLWQHQRERSILMTKAENILRSMNFPIEDATKFILEQSQYKRKIIENSIKFNNINLKLEDKKYLIFEDHNVLQEGVPQACLLTKTLKINDELPKKIQNLITEIPDNINNLLKRFIYTSVIYDTQQIKLPRLKDPDRPAWVFPRVYGITATRKMHNLSKKFLQLCESLCGLNDAQNKSIVHDGLSSICLEKENYFIKFSLKMDIMMTSLIPLTPIEDVNMNIEFDLPDIYPLHYTIGLSKLNIFDNENLYPIIMESPFMNVHTIFINYNPEEVRNLTEMPVTEDQIHARSMIKSFTVAATCAQQRFGLNVKILPEPIVVQCIQSDGQNFHFSVYQLNTLDIGNKEGIKNFWWSEPSIKLYKEAQYEKGQPCLKDYNSDVFKRFFAFYKNK; from the exons atgaaattcacacaatttttatataaacatcatATAGGTAAAGCAGTGAGATATTTATGGCAGCATCAACGAGAGAGATCTATATTAATGACTAaagcagaaaatattttaagatctaTGAATTTTCCAATTGAAGATGCtaccaaatttatattagaacaAAGTCAATATAAACGCAAaat aattgaaaattcaattaaattcaataatataaatcttaaattggaagataaaaaatatttgatatttgaagatCATAATGTTTTACAAGAAGGAGTGCCACAAGCatgtttattaacaaaaacattaaaaatcaatgatgAATTgccaaaaaaaatacaaaatttaattactgaaattccagataatataaataatttattgaaaag atttatttatacatctgTAATATATGATACAcagcaaataaaattaccaCGATTAAAGGATCCTGATCGACCTGCTTGGGTATTTCCAAGAGTATATGGCATAACTGCtacaagaaaaat gcataatttatcaaaaaagtttttacaaCTTTGTGAATCATTATGTGGATTAAATGATGCACAAAACAAATCAATAGTGCATGATGGACTTTCATCTATATGTTTAG aaaaagaaaattatttcataaaattttctttaaaaatggaCATAATGATGACATCTTTAATACCTTTGACACCAATAGAAGAtgtgaatatgaatattgaatttgatttaCCTGATATTTATCCATTACATTATACCATTggtttatctaaattaaatatttttgataatgaaaatctATATC caatTATTATGGAATCACCATTTATGAATGTtcatactatttttataaattataatccagAAGAAGTTAGAAATTTAACTGAAATGCCAGTCACAGAAGATCAAATTCATGCACGTTCtatgataaaatcatttactgTAGCAGCAACTTGTGCACAACAAAGATTTGgattaaatgtgaaaatattacCTGAACCTATTGTTGTGCAATGTATTCAGTCAGATggacaaaattttcatttctctgtATATCAACTTAATACCTTAGATATTGGTAATaaagaaggaataaaaaatttttggtgGTCAGAaccatcaataaaattatataaagaagcTCAATATGAAAAGGGACAGCCTTGtcttaaagattataatagtgatgtttttaaaagattttttgcattttataaaaataaataa